From the Paludisphaera mucosa genome, one window contains:
- a CDS encoding PPC domain-containing protein, whose product MSRRSLVLATSLIATLVASPSDAAAKPPALTGLFPAGASRGQSLTVTMSGTFDHWPVQCWTEGPGLSVKPGEEKGQLTIQVGQDAERGVRWLRVYDEEGVTSLRPFIVGGIPESMETEPNDDPRRPQSIEHAQTTVNGRLSKTGDVDGYSVCLDRRQTLAADLEAGRRLGSPMDGVLQVVSPEGFVLAQNDDAVGRDPRIIFEAPAKGTYLVRLFAFPATPDSSIRFAGGEAFIYRLTLTTGGFIEHAFPLAVSREGPATIAAVGPNLTGSDAILVVPSDERPGRRILTHASSEGSAEVRRVAGVALVEIEPSTQDEPQALPDRSSVSGKVDPPGDRDVYRVAVKKGESRVFRVESRTFGLPLDAVLQVLDADGKILAESDDAADSRDPELTFTPPADGDVRLVVRDLNGRGGPHHAYLLSIIAPEPDFALTLQADRVEAASGAKASVVVTVARKDGFDGEIDVTAEDLPTGVAATTARSRPADDSAKSVTLEIRSDGPPASGPFRVVGRSVDGKFQRTALAKIAGFEAETDRPWITILAKPAEIKP is encoded by the coding sequence ATGAGTCGTCGCTCGCTGGTCCTCGCGACGTCCCTGATCGCGACGTTGGTCGCGAGCCCCTCGGACGCCGCGGCCAAGCCGCCGGCGCTGACCGGATTATTCCCGGCCGGGGCATCGAGAGGGCAGTCTCTCACCGTGACGATGTCGGGGACCTTCGATCATTGGCCCGTCCAGTGTTGGACCGAAGGCCCTGGGCTCTCGGTCAAGCCTGGTGAAGAGAAGGGGCAACTGACGATCCAGGTCGGCCAAGATGCCGAGCGCGGAGTGCGCTGGCTGCGGGTCTACGACGAGGAAGGGGTGACGAGCCTCCGTCCCTTCATCGTCGGCGGAATTCCGGAATCGATGGAGACGGAGCCGAACGACGACCCGCGTCGTCCCCAATCGATCGAGCACGCCCAGACCACCGTGAACGGGCGGCTCTCGAAGACCGGCGACGTCGACGGGTACTCCGTATGTCTGGACCGACGGCAGACCCTCGCGGCCGACCTGGAGGCCGGCCGCCGCCTCGGCTCGCCGATGGACGGCGTGCTGCAGGTCGTCTCGCCCGAGGGCTTCGTGCTCGCCCAGAACGACGACGCCGTCGGTCGCGATCCGCGGATCATCTTCGAGGCCCCCGCGAAGGGGACCTATCTCGTCCGCCTGTTCGCCTTCCCGGCGACGCCCGACAGCAGCATCCGATTCGCGGGGGGGGAGGCGTTCATCTATCGCCTCACTCTCACGACCGGCGGATTCATCGAGCACGCCTTCCCTCTGGCCGTCTCCCGAGAAGGACCCGCCACGATCGCCGCCGTCGGGCCGAATCTCACCGGTTCCGACGCCATCCTGGTCGTTCCGTCCGACGAACGACCCGGCCGCCGCATTCTCACGCACGCGTCCTCGGAAGGGTCCGCCGAGGTGCGTCGCGTCGCCGGCGTCGCCCTGGTCGAGATTGAGCCCAGCACGCAGGACGAGCCTCAGGCGCTGCCCGATCGCAGCTCGGTCAGCGGGAAGGTCGACCCCCCGGGCGATCGGGACGTCTATCGAGTCGCGGTAAAGAAAGGCGAGTCGCGCGTCTTTCGAGTGGAGTCGCGGACCTTCGGGCTGCCTCTCGACGCGGTCCTGCAAGTTCTCGACGCCGATGGCAAGATCCTGGCCGAGAGCGACGACGCCGCCGACTCCCGAGATCCCGAATTGACCTTCACGCCCCCCGCCGACGGCGACGTCCGATTGGTCGTCCGCGACCTGAACGGCCGAGGCGGGCCACATCATGCGTACCTGCTGAGCATAATCGCTCCCGAGCCCGATTTCGCCCTGACGCTCCAGGCGGATCGGGTCGAGGCGGCCTCGGGGGCGAAGGCGAGCGTCGTCGTGACGGTCGCCCGCAAGGACGGCTTCGACGGGGAGATCGACGTCACGGCCGAGGACCTTCCGACGGGGGTCGCGGCGACCACGGCCAGGTCGCGCCCGGCCGACGACTCGGCGAAGTCCGTGACTCTCGAAATCCGGAGCGACGGCCCCCCCGCCTCCGGCCCGTTCCGGGTCGTCGGACGTTCCGTCGACGGCAAGTTCCAGCGGACCGCCCTCGCCAAGATCGCGGGCTTCGAGGCCGAGACCGACCGTCCCTGGATCACGATCCTCGCCAAGCCTGCGGAGATCAAGCCTTGA
- a CDS encoding DUF1501 domain-containing protein translates to MAITRNCESTTRRDCLRLGLGALMGGGLIDALRARGRAAIPGARPTSCILIWMDGGPSHYETFDPKPDAPAEIRGKFKAIETSVPGMRFSEPMKRLASIADKLAIVRSIRHDQGNHGAGNHYMVTGAPPRIPVGCGAFVSFHPSMGSVAAHERGAGGGLPSYFSIPSMLRSGGPNFLGARYAPFVVPDDPNSASFRVRDVAPPRDLGGTRVDGRRSLRDRLDHLKRFAEKAAGDPALALDEYYDQGYELMASHQAQRAFDITVEDPRLRDRYGRNSFGQRCLLARRLVEAGVPFVTLNEGGWDHHVSLFDGFDNRMPAFESSITALIQDLDQRGMLDSTLVLALGEFGRTPKINKDAGRDHWSNAMSVLVAGCGTPGGQVVGATDSRGYAASERVLSPENFVATVYAKLGIDPGKILFTPSGRPTYLVSDPTPIRELMG, encoded by the coding sequence ATGGCCATCACCCGGAATTGCGAATCGACGACGCGACGCGACTGCCTCCGGCTCGGCCTGGGCGCCCTGATGGGCGGCGGCTTGATCGACGCCCTTCGGGCTCGTGGCCGGGCGGCGATCCCGGGCGCTCGGCCGACGAGCTGCATCCTGATCTGGATGGACGGCGGCCCCAGCCACTACGAGACCTTCGACCCCAAGCCGGACGCCCCGGCCGAGATCCGGGGGAAGTTCAAGGCGATCGAGACCTCGGTCCCCGGCATGCGGTTCTCCGAGCCGATGAAACGCCTGGCGTCGATCGCGGACAAGCTCGCGATCGTCCGGTCGATCCGGCACGACCAGGGGAACCACGGGGCGGGCAACCACTACATGGTCACAGGCGCTCCTCCTCGCATCCCCGTCGGCTGCGGAGCTTTCGTGAGCTTCCATCCGAGCATGGGCTCGGTCGCCGCGCATGAGCGCGGCGCTGGGGGAGGCTTGCCTTCTTATTTCTCGATCCCGAGCATGCTGCGTTCCGGCGGGCCGAACTTCCTGGGGGCCAGATACGCCCCGTTCGTCGTTCCCGACGACCCCAACTCCGCGAGCTTCCGCGTCCGCGACGTCGCCCCGCCGCGCGACCTCGGCGGCACCCGCGTCGACGGCCGACGCAGCCTCCGCGATCGGCTCGACCACCTCAAACGGTTCGCCGAGAAGGCGGCCGGCGATCCCGCGTTGGCGCTCGACGAATATTATGACCAGGGCTACGAACTGATGGCGTCGCATCAGGCCCAGCGAGCCTTCGACATCACGGTCGAAGACCCCCGCCTGCGCGATCGCTACGGGCGAAACTCGTTCGGCCAGCGCTGTCTGCTCGCGCGGCGGCTCGTTGAGGCCGGCGTCCCGTTCGTCACGCTGAACGAGGGCGGCTGGGATCACCACGTCTCGCTCTTCGACGGCTTCGACAATCGGATGCCCGCCTTCGAGTCCTCGATCACCGCGCTCATCCAGGACCTCGACCAGCGTGGGATGCTCGACTCCACGCTGGTCCTCGCGCTCGGGGAATTCGGCCGGACCCCGAAGATCAACAAGGACGCGGGCCGCGACCACTGGTCGAACGCCATGTCGGTGCTCGTCGCGGGCTGCGGCACGCCCGGCGGCCAGGTCGTGGGCGCGACGGACTCCCGAGGATACGCCGCCAGCGAACGCGTGCTGTCGCCCGAGAACTTCGTGGCCACCGTCTATGCGAAGCTGGGGATCGATCCCGGCAAGATCCTTTTCACGCCCAGCGGACGGCCCACCTACCTGGTCAGCGATCCCACGCCGATCCGGGAGTTGATGGGATGA
- a CDS encoding DUF1549 and DUF1553 domain-containing protein has translation MRVVTFCLAALLATEGLSRSATAGTDPSIAVTFERDVEPILTRAGCNAGACHGKASGQNGFKLSLLGFDPEFDHVAIAREAGGRRILRARPEQSLFLQKATAELPHGGGRRIDPSGPFYETLRRWIEAGLPRTAAEAPKLEGVVVEPAERRLERDESFELRVTARFSDGTTEDVTHLAAYGSSESTILAVDPQGRVKAGRFAGEATISARYEGLFANCDVSIPLPGEVPATFYDALPRSNFIDGHVWSKLKKLGLTPSPPADDAKYLRRAYLDLIGRLPTPEEARFFLDDPSPDKRPRLVDRLLERPEFADHWANKWMDLLRPNPYRVGIKAVLNLDGWIRDVFRRNLPYDQFVREIVTARGGTFEQGPATIFRDHREPIEIAPVVSQLFLGIRLDCAKCHHHPFESWGQEQFYEFAAFFARVDRKGTGLSPPISGSEEFVFTGKTGSVTHPLTGKVLPPKPLFGSAPLDADPESDPREALARWMTSPDNRYFAKVMANRVWADLMGRGVVDPVDDIRATNPPSNGPLLEALADDFRDHAYDLKHLIRTITASWVYGLSSEPNDRNMADTRNYSRYYRQRLRAEVLLDAISDVTGVPDVFDAAPPRSRASTIWTNRVPSLFLDTFGRPDPNQDPPCERTSDTAVVQALHLMNSPGVHAKLTSDEGRVAAIAKGGDPPEAIVETLYLLAYSRLPSREERGIGESLFRDPERDRLGAVEDLLWALLNAPEFVFKD, from the coding sequence ATGCGTGTCGTAACCTTCTGTCTCGCGGCCCTCCTGGCGACCGAGGGCTTGTCGAGGTCGGCGACGGCGGGGACCGACCCCTCGATCGCCGTGACCTTCGAGCGGGACGTCGAGCCGATCTTGACCCGGGCGGGATGCAACGCCGGGGCTTGCCACGGCAAGGCGAGCGGCCAGAACGGCTTCAAGCTCTCGCTGCTCGGCTTCGACCCCGAGTTCGACCACGTCGCGATCGCGCGTGAGGCCGGCGGACGCCGCATCCTGCGAGCCCGGCCCGAGCAGAGCCTTTTCCTGCAGAAGGCCACGGCGGAACTGCCCCACGGCGGAGGCCGCCGGATCGACCCGTCGGGGCCCTTTTACGAAACGCTCCGCCGCTGGATCGAGGCCGGACTTCCTCGGACCGCGGCCGAGGCGCCGAAGCTGGAGGGCGTCGTCGTCGAGCCGGCCGAGCGCAGGCTGGAACGCGACGAATCGTTCGAGCTTCGCGTGACCGCCCGATTTTCCGACGGGACGACCGAAGACGTCACGCACCTGGCCGCTTACGGCTCCAGCGAATCGACCATCCTCGCGGTCGACCCTCAGGGCCGCGTGAAAGCCGGTAGGTTCGCGGGCGAGGCGACGATCTCGGCCCGCTACGAAGGCCTGTTCGCCAACTGCGACGTGTCCATCCCCCTGCCCGGCGAGGTCCCGGCGACGTTCTACGACGCGCTGCCTCGGTCGAACTTCATCGACGGCCACGTCTGGTCCAAGCTCAAAAAGCTGGGCCTGACTCCCTCGCCTCCCGCCGACGACGCGAAGTACCTGAGACGCGCCTACCTCGACTTGATCGGCCGCTTGCCGACTCCCGAAGAAGCTCGTTTCTTCCTCGACGATCCGTCCCCGGACAAACGCCCCCGCCTCGTGGATCGGCTGCTCGAACGACCGGAATTCGCCGATCACTGGGCGAACAAGTGGATGGACCTGCTCCGCCCGAACCCCTACCGCGTGGGGATCAAGGCGGTCCTGAATCTGGACGGCTGGATCCGCGACGTGTTCCGCAGGAACCTGCCGTACGACCAGTTCGTGCGCGAGATCGTCACGGCGCGAGGCGGCACGTTCGAGCAAGGTCCCGCGACGATCTTCCGGGACCATCGCGAACCGATCGAGATCGCCCCCGTGGTCAGCCAGCTGTTCCTGGGCATCCGGCTGGATTGCGCCAAGTGCCATCACCACCCGTTCGAGTCGTGGGGGCAGGAGCAGTTCTACGAATTCGCGGCCTTCTTCGCCCGCGTGGATCGCAAGGGGACCGGGCTCTCACCACCCATCTCCGGCAGCGAGGAATTCGTCTTCACGGGCAAGACCGGCTCGGTCACTCACCCGCTGACCGGCAAGGTGCTGCCGCCCAAACCGCTCTTCGGCTCGGCGCCGCTCGACGCCGATCCCGAATCCGACCCGCGCGAGGCGCTCGCCCGCTGGATGACCTCGCCCGACAACCGCTATTTCGCGAAGGTGATGGCCAACCGCGTCTGGGCGGACCTGATGGGACGGGGCGTCGTCGATCCCGTCGACGACATCCGAGCGACTAACCCGCCCAGCAACGGGCCGCTGCTCGAAGCCCTCGCCGACGATTTCCGCGATCACGCCTACGACCTGAAACACCTGATCCGGACCATCACGGCTTCGTGGGTCTACGGGCTCAGCTCCGAGCCCAACGACCGAAACATGGCCGACACCCGGAACTACTCCCGTTATTACCGTCAGCGACTGCGGGCCGAAGTCCTCCTGGACGCGATCAGCGACGTGACCGGCGTCCCCGACGTCTTCGACGCCGCGCCCCCACGCAGTCGCGCCTCGACGATCTGGACGAATCGGGTCCCCTCGCTCTTCCTCGACACGTTCGGGAGGCCGGATCCGAACCAGGATCCGCCATGCGAGCGGACCAGCGACACGGCGGTCGTCCAGGCGCTCCACCTGATGAATTCCCCCGGCGTTCATGCGAAGCTCACCTCGGACGAGGGCCGGGTCGCCGCGATCGCGAAGGGGGGGGATCCGCCCGAAGCGATCGTCGAGACGCTCTATCTGCTCGCCTACAGCCGCCTGCCCAGCCGGGAAGAGAGGGGCATCGGCGAGTCGCTCTTCCGGGACCCCGAGAGGGACCGCCTCGGCGCCGTCGAAGACCTCCTCTGGGCGCTGCTGAATGCCCCCGAGTTCGTATTCAAAGATTGA